GGCCGAGCGCCGCCGCCATCGACCGTTTCGTCCCGTCGCGCTATAGAGCCGCGATCCCGACCAGGCCGGACCCGCCGCCATGAGCCTTCGCGTCGTCTTCATGGGCACGCCCGACTTCTCCGTGCCGACGCTCGTCGAGATCGTCGGGCAGGGGCACGAGGTGGTGGCCGTCTACGCGCAGCCGCCGCGGCCGGCCGGGCGGGGCCTCGCGGAGACGAAGTCGCCCGTGCAGCGCCAGGCGGAGGCCTTCGGGATCCCGGTCCTGACCCCGGCGAGCCTCAAGGGCGAGGCCGAGCAGGCCGCCTTCCGGGCGCACGGGGCCGACGTCGCCGTGGTGGTCGCCTACGGGCTGCTCCTGCCCAGGCCGATCCTGGAAGCCCCCGCGGAGGGATGCCTGAACCTGCATGCCTCGCTTCTGCCGCGCTGGCGGGGCGCCGCGCCCATCCACCGGGCCGTGATGGCGGGCGACCGGGAGACCGGGGTCGAGGTCATGCGCATGGAGGAAGGCCTCGACACGGGGCCGGTCTGCATGGCCGAGCGCACGGCGATCGGGGCGGACGAGACAACGGGCGACCTGCACGACCGCCTCGCCCGGCTCGGGGCCGACCTGATGGCGCGGGCGCTGGCCGCCCTGTCGCGCGGCGGCCTCGGCTGCGTGCCGCAGGCGGCGGAGGGGGTCACGTATGCCCGCAAGATCGACAAGGCGGAGGCGCGGATCGACTGGACGCTCGCGGCGGCGTCCGTGCACGATCGGATCCGCGGCCTGTCCCCCTTTCCGGGCGCCTGGTGCGAGATGCCGCTCGGCGGCCGGACGGAGCGGGTCAAGATCCTGCGCTCCACGCTCGTCGCCGGACCTGAGGTCGCGCCGGCCGGACCGGGCGAGCCCGGGACGGTGATGGACGACGGGCTGGCGGTCGCATGCGGGACCGGGGCGATCCGGCTCGTCGAGTTGCAGCGGGCCGGCGGCCGGCCGCTCCGCGCGGGCGATTTCCTGCGCGGCACGGCGGTGCCTCCCGGCACACGGCTCGGCTGAGGGCGCCATGGCGGGAGGCCTCACGATCGACGGGGTGACGAAGGCCGAGGCGCCGGCGATCCGGGATCTGCTGACCGCGGCCTTCGGGGGCCCGGCGGAGGCCGACCTCGTCGATGCGCTGCGGGCCGGCGGCTTCGTCGCGCTCGAACTGGCGGCGCGCGACGAGACCGGGCCGGCCGGATACCTCGCCTTCTCAAGGCTCGCGGTGGCGGCGCCCAACGAGCGGCGACGGGCGCTCTGCCTCGCCCCCCTGGCGGTGCGGCCGGACCGGCAGCGGCGCGGGATCGGGACGGCGCTGGTGCGCGAGGGGCTCGCCCGGCTGGAGGCGTCCGACGAGGACATCGTGCTGGTGCTCGGCGACCCCGCCTACTACGGCCGGTTCGGCTTCCGGCCCGGGCGGCCCGACCGCATGGAGACCCCGTATCCGCATCCGGAGAACCAATGGCTGGTCCTGAAGGACCGGCCGCTGCCGCTCCGCCTCGCCCTGCAGTATCCGCCGCCCTTCGCGGCGCTCGGCTGACCATGCCGCGCTTCCGGCTCACCCTCGAGTATGACGGCGGCCCCTATGTGGGGTGGCAGCGGCAGGCGAACGGGCCGTCCGTGCAGGGCGCCGTGGAGACGGCCTTGCGTGCCATGACGGGCGAGGAGGCGGTGCTCAAGGGAGCCGGGCGGACCGACACCGGCGTGCATGCGGTGGGCCAGGTCGCCCATGTCGACCTGGCGCGGGACTGGCCGGGCGCCGTGCTGCGCGACGCGCTCAACTTCCACCTGCGCGAGGAGCGGGTCGTGGTGCTCGCCGCGGCGCGGGTCGGGGAGGACTTCGACGCCCGCTTCTCGGCCGTCGGCCGCCATTATCTCTACCGCCTGATCGACCGGCGGACCCCGCTCGCCCTGGAGCGCGGACGCGCCTGGCACGTGCGCACGCGCCTGGACGTGGAGGCCATGGACGCGGCCGCCAAGCGGCTCCTCGGCACCCACGACTTCACAACGTTCCGGGCGGCGCATTGCCAGTCGAAGTCGCCGGTCAAGACCCTCGACCGGCTCGACGTCGCGCGCAGCGGGGACCTGGTCGAGGTCAGGGCCTCGGCGCGCTCCTTCCTGCACAATCAGGTGCGCTCGATGGTCGGCAGCCTCGAACGGGTCGGCCAGGGCCGATGGTCGGCCGACGACCTCGCGGCGGCCCTCGCGGCCCGCGACCGCAAGGCCTGCGGCCCGGTCGCGCCGCCCTGGGGGCTCTACCTGACGAAGGTCGACTACCGGGATGACCCGCCGCCGGCGGCGGGCTGAGCGCGGCGCGACAACGCGGCCGGGCGATCACGGTGGAATAACGACAATTGCCATTATCTTGGTACGAAATACCGTTCCGGAAGGCTCGGGACCGCCCGGGATGCCGTCCTCGGGCCGGGCCAGTCGTGCCGGAAGACGAGCCTAACGCGAGACCGCAAGGGAGAAGACCATGGACGACGAGAAGTTCAAGACGGTCGTCAAGTCGCTTCACTTCAAGAAGTCGATCGACAAGATCAAGGTCGACGGCAACCGCATCATCGTGAAGTGGACGAACGACACGGGCAAGAAGAAGAAGTTCGCCGCCGCGCTCGGCGCCGCCACGCTGGCGATCGCGCAGGACAGCCCGGACTTCGCCGAGGCCGCCGCCAAGGAGTTCGTCCACCAGTGGGATACCCGCCCCCGGGGCGCCCAGGACGACGAGGCTTGACGGAAGCGCCATGACGGCGGGCGCCGCCGTCCGCGCCGCTCAGCGCGGCAGGCCCTTCGCGCGGGCCACGACGGCGTCGCCGAGGCGTTCGACCCAGAGGGCGCCCTCGACGGTGCGCTGGACGAGGACGTTGCGCAGGTCGTGCTCGTCGCGACGGCGGCCGACCAGGCCCATGCGGCCCATGGTGTCGAGCGCGCGGGTGACGGCGGGCTTGGTCACCTTCAGCTTGGCGGCGAGCCCGCGCACCGTGTGGGGCGGGCTCTCCAGGTAGACGGTCAGCAGGATGGCGAGCTGGCGCGCGCTCAGGTCCTCCTCGCCGTCGCGGACGAGGTCGAGCGTGACGTCGTGCCAGAGCTTCAGCGCCTGGGACGGGCGCAGGTCGACGGGCATGGGGCGGGGCCGATCGTTTCGGAGCCGGAATAGTAGGCCGGCTCCGGCCGGCGCCGCAAGGGGGCCGCTCAGGCCCGGCCGTAGCGTTTCTCCAGCATGGTGAAGAGCGCACGGATCGCCTGCGCCTCGCCGCCTTCCGAGCGGCCCGGCTTGGCGGCCGGGTTCCAGGCGTAGATGTCGAAGTGGACCCAGCTCTTCGCCTTCTCGACGAACTTCTGCAGGAAGAGGGCGGCCGTGATGGCGCCCGCGAAGCCGCCGCTCGAGACGTTGTTGGTGTCGGCCACCTTGCTGTCCAGCATCGACCGGTAGGGCTTCCAGAGCGGCAGGCGCCAGATCGGATCGCCGGCCGCCAGGCTCGCGGCGGCGAGGTCGGCGGCGAGGGCCTCGTCGTCGGTGAAGAAGGGCGGGATCTCCGGGCCGAGCGCGACCCGCGCCGCGCCGGTCAGGGTCGCCATGTCGACGACGAGGTCCGGCGCCTCCTCGTCGGCGAGCGCGAGGGCGTCGGCGAGGACGAGGCGGCCCTCCGCGTCTGTGTTGCCGATCTCGACGGTCAGGCCCTTGCGGCTCTTGAACACGTCCGACGGCCGGAAGGCGCGGCCCGAGATGGCGTTCTCGACGGCCGGAATCAGCACGCGCAGGCGGACGGAAAGCCCGGCGTCGAGAATCATGCGGGCGAGGCCGAGCACGTTAGCGGCGCCGCCCATGTCCTTCTTCATGAGCAGCATGGCGGCGTCCGGCTTGATGTCGAGGCCGCCCGTGTCGAAGCAGACGCCCTTGCCGACCAGCGTCACCTTGGGGTGGGCCGGGTCGCCGAAGCTCATGTCGACGAGGCGCGGGGCGCGGTCGGAGCCGTTGCCGACCGCGTGGATCAGCGGAAAGTTGCCGGCCAGGAGCGCATCCCCGACCGTCTCGCTCCAGGTTCCGCCGGCAGCCTCGGCGAGCGCGCGGGCGGCAGCGGCGAGCTCGGCGGGGCCGAGGTCGTTGGCGGCGGTGTTGACCAGGTCGCGCACCAGCGCGATGGCGGCGACCTGCTGGTCGAGGCGGGCGAGGTCGACGCCGGCCGGGACCTGGAGGCGGACGGCCTTCTCGGGCGCGGTGCGGTAGCGCCGGTAGCGGTAGCCGGAGAGGCCCCAGGACAGGGC
This sequence is a window from Prosthecomicrobium sp. N25. Protein-coding genes within it:
- a CDS encoding leucyl aminopeptidase family protein — translated: MSDRFLAAASAGPTLPIRLVSTAELPALLDGLAPEAAAFARATGFDAAAGSHAILPERSGGIAAVLFGTGKPGDPTDPMMPGKLATLLPAGDYRFEGDLPDPFLAALSWGLSGYRYRRYRTAPEKAVRLQVPAGVDLARLDQQVAAIALVRDLVNTAANDLGPAELAAAARALAEAAGGTWSETVGDALLAGNFPLIHAVGNGSDRAPRLVDMSFGDPAHPKVTLVGKGVCFDTGGLDIKPDAAMLLMKKDMGGAANVLGLARMILDAGLSVRLRVLIPAVENAISGRAFRPSDVFKSRKGLTVEIGNTDAEGRLVLADALALADEEAPDLVVDMATLTGAARVALGPEIPPFFTDDEALAADLAAASLAAGDPIWRLPLWKPYRSMLDSKVADTNNVSSGGFAGAITAALFLQKFVEKAKSWVHFDIYAWNPAAKPGRSEGGEAQAIRALFTMLEKRYGRA
- a CDS encoding GNAT family N-acetyltransferase; its protein translation is MAGGLTIDGVTKAEAPAIRDLLTAAFGGPAEADLVDALRAGGFVALELAARDETGPAGYLAFSRLAVAAPNERRRALCLAPLAVRPDRQRRGIGTALVREGLARLEASDEDIVLVLGDPAYYGRFGFRPGRPDRMETPYPHPENQWLVLKDRPLPLRLALQYPPPFAALG
- the fmt gene encoding methionyl-tRNA formyltransferase, which produces MSLRVVFMGTPDFSVPTLVEIVGQGHEVVAVYAQPPRPAGRGLAETKSPVQRQAEAFGIPVLTPASLKGEAEQAAFRAHGADVAVVVAYGLLLPRPILEAPAEGCLNLHASLLPRWRGAAPIHRAVMAGDRETGVEVMRMEEGLDTGPVCMAERTAIGADETTGDLHDRLARLGADLMARALAALSRGGLGCVPQAAEGVTYARKIDKAEARIDWTLAAASVHDRIRGLSPFPGAWCEMPLGGRTERVKILRSTLVAGPEVAPAGPGEPGTVMDDGLAVACGTGAIRLVELQRAGGRPLRAGDFLRGTAVPPGTRLG
- a CDS encoding MarR family transcriptional regulator, whose amino-acid sequence is MPVDLRPSQALKLWHDVTLDLVRDGEEDLSARQLAILLTVYLESPPHTVRGLAAKLKVTKPAVTRALDTMGRMGLVGRRRDEHDLRNVLVQRTVEGALWVERLGDAVVARAKGLPR
- the truA gene encoding tRNA pseudouridine(38-40) synthase TruA, with the protein product MPRFRLTLEYDGGPYVGWQRQANGPSVQGAVETALRAMTGEEAVLKGAGRTDTGVHAVGQVAHVDLARDWPGAVLRDALNFHLREERVVVLAAARVGEDFDARFSAVGRHYLYRLIDRRTPLALERGRAWHVRTRLDVEAMDAAAKRLLGTHDFTTFRAAHCQSKSPVKTLDRLDVARSGDLVEVRASARSFLHNQVRSMVGSLERVGQGRWSADDLAAALAARDRKACGPVAPPWGLYLTKVDYRDDPPPAAG